From Carya illinoinensis cultivar Pawnee chromosome 5, C.illinoinensisPawnee_v1, whole genome shotgun sequence, one genomic window encodes:
- the LOC122309920 gene encoding uncharacterized protein LOC122309920 isoform X4, with protein MSFWLNLCSALQFLVIVWLGYRKGMTLHLYPVFGARKNLRKREKREKFSCIISTASVLSDLKNRSCLCSFLITASLICGAYFVGNALVAKEYKDRLTRWGVIPAIQNKSKTCKNHCGPSGSDALPEGIVVKTSNLEMRPLWGSTPENNNAKPSVNLLAIAVGIKQKDLVNEIVKKFPSSNFIVMLFHYDGVVDEWRDLEWSDRAIHVSAKNQTKWWFAKRFLHPDIVAEYDYLFLWDEDLGVENFDPKRYLSIVQEEDLEISQPALDPVKSELHHPITVRRRKSRVHSWVEMMAPVFSRAAWQCAWYMIQNDLIHAWGLDRELGYCAQGDRTKNVGVVDSEYIVHLGLPTLGGSNGYKLGNDSVAAPPTENLSSETLVSSDSHNIDPRSHVRWQSYVEMKIFKERWSNATKEDKCWVDPYGKPVNQTRN; from the exons atgagtttttggttgAATTTGTGTTCAGCTCTACAATTTCTTGTCATTGTTTGGTTGGGGTATCGGAAGGGAATGACGTTGCATCTTTATCCCGTGTTCGGTGCCAGGAAAAActtgagaaaaagagaaaaaagggaaaagttcTCATGTATAATTTCAACA GCTTCTGTACTGTCAGATCTAAAGAATAGGTCGTGCCTCTGCAGTTTCTTAATTACAGCATCTTTGATTTGTGGTGCTTACTTTGTTGGCAATGCCCTTGTTGCAAAGGAATACAAAGAC AGATTAACCAGATGGGGAGTGATTCCTGCTATTCAGAATAAATCTAAGACGTGCAAG AATCATTGTGGGCCTTCAGGGAGTGATGCATTACCTGAAGGAATTGTTGTCAAAACATCTAACTTGGAGATGCGACCATTGTGGGGTTCTACTCCAGAAAAC AACAATGCAAAGCCTTCTGTTAACTTGTTAGCCATTGCAGTTGGAATCAAGCAAAAAGACTTGGTGAATGAAATTGTGAAAAAG TTTCCCTCGAGTAATTTCATTGTGATGCTTTTTCATTATGATGGTGTTGTGGATGAATGGAGAGATTTAGAATGGAGTGATCGTGCCATACATGTGTCTGCAAAGAATCAGACAAAGTG GTGGTTTGCCAAGCGTTTCTTGCATCCAGATATAGTTGCTGAATATGATTATCTATTTCTTTGGGATGAGGACCTTGGGGTTGAGAATTTTGACCCAAAACG ATATTTATCTATTGTTCAAGAGGAGGATCTTGAGATATCACAGCCAGCGCTTGATCCTGTAAAGTCAGAGTTGCATCATCCAATTACTGTACGTAGACGCAAATCAAGGGTGCACAG TTGGGTGGAAATGATGGCACCTGTGTTCTCAAGGGCGGCTTGGCAATGTGCATGGTATATGATCCAG AATGACTTGATCCATGCATGGGGCCTCGATAGGGAGCTCGGCTATTGTGCCCAG GGTGATCGAACGAAAAATGTTGGTGTTGTTGATTCTGAATACATAGTTCATTTGGGTCTTCCCACACTTGGTGGCTCGAATGGTTACAAG TTGGGCAATGATTCCGTGGCTGCTCCTCCAACGGAGAACTTGAGCTCAGAAACACTG GTATCATCTGACTCCCACAACATTGATCCTAGATCCCAT GTGAGGTGGCAGTCTTACgttgaaatgaaaatatttaaggaaaGGTGGAGTAATGCAACAAAGGAGGACAAATGTTGGGTTGATCCATATGGAAAACCAGTGAACCAAACCAGGAATTGA
- the LOC122309920 gene encoding uncharacterized protein LOC122309920 isoform X2: MSFWLNLCSALQFLVIVWLGYRKGMTLHLYPVFGARKNLRKREKREKFSCIISTASVLSDLKNRSCLCSFLITASLICGAYFVGNALVAKEYKDRLTRWGVIPAIQNKSKTCKNHCGPSGSDALPEGIVVKTSNLEMRPLWGSTPENNNAKPSVNLLAIAVGIKQKDLVNEIVKKFPSSNFIVMLFHYDGVVDEWRDLEWSDRAIHVSAKNQTKWWFAKRFLHPDIVAEYDYLFLWDEDLGVENFDPKRYLSIVQEEDLEISQPALDPVKSELHHPITVRRRKSRVHRRYYKYRGSGRCDAQSTNPPCVGWVEMMAPVFSRAAWQCAWYMIQNDLIHAWGLDRELGYCAQGDRTKNVGVVDSEYIVHLGLPTLGGSNGYKLGNDSVAAPPTENLSSETLVRWQSYVEMKIFKERWSNATKEDKCWVDPYGKPVNQTRN; encoded by the exons atgagtttttggttgAATTTGTGTTCAGCTCTACAATTTCTTGTCATTGTTTGGTTGGGGTATCGGAAGGGAATGACGTTGCATCTTTATCCCGTGTTCGGTGCCAGGAAAAActtgagaaaaagagaaaaaagggaaaagttcTCATGTATAATTTCAACA GCTTCTGTACTGTCAGATCTAAAGAATAGGTCGTGCCTCTGCAGTTTCTTAATTACAGCATCTTTGATTTGTGGTGCTTACTTTGTTGGCAATGCCCTTGTTGCAAAGGAATACAAAGAC AGATTAACCAGATGGGGAGTGATTCCTGCTATTCAGAATAAATCTAAGACGTGCAAG AATCATTGTGGGCCTTCAGGGAGTGATGCATTACCTGAAGGAATTGTTGTCAAAACATCTAACTTGGAGATGCGACCATTGTGGGGTTCTACTCCAGAAAAC AACAATGCAAAGCCTTCTGTTAACTTGTTAGCCATTGCAGTTGGAATCAAGCAAAAAGACTTGGTGAATGAAATTGTGAAAAAG TTTCCCTCGAGTAATTTCATTGTGATGCTTTTTCATTATGATGGTGTTGTGGATGAATGGAGAGATTTAGAATGGAGTGATCGTGCCATACATGTGTCTGCAAAGAATCAGACAAAGTG GTGGTTTGCCAAGCGTTTCTTGCATCCAGATATAGTTGCTGAATATGATTATCTATTTCTTTGGGATGAGGACCTTGGGGTTGAGAATTTTGACCCAAAACG ATATTTATCTATTGTTCAAGAGGAGGATCTTGAGATATCACAGCCAGCGCTTGATCCTGTAAAGTCAGAGTTGCATCATCCAATTACTGTACGTAGACGCAAATCAAGGGTGCACAG ACGGTATTATAAGTATAGAGGCAGTGGAAGATGTGATGCCCAGAGCACTAATCCTCCTTGCGTAGG TTGGGTGGAAATGATGGCACCTGTGTTCTCAAGGGCGGCTTGGCAATGTGCATGGTATATGATCCAG AATGACTTGATCCATGCATGGGGCCTCGATAGGGAGCTCGGCTATTGTGCCCAG GGTGATCGAACGAAAAATGTTGGTGTTGTTGATTCTGAATACATAGTTCATTTGGGTCTTCCCACACTTGGTGGCTCGAATGGTTACAAG TTGGGCAATGATTCCGTGGCTGCTCCTCCAACGGAGAACTTGAGCTCAGAAACACTG GTGAGGTGGCAGTCTTACgttgaaatgaaaatatttaaggaaaGGTGGAGTAATGCAACAAAGGAGGACAAATGTTGGGTTGATCCATATGGAAAACCAGTGAACCAAACCAGGAATTGA
- the LOC122309920 gene encoding uncharacterized protein LOC122309920 isoform X1 — translation MSFWLNLCSALQFLVIVWLGYRKGMTLHLYPVFGARKNLRKREKREKFSCIISTASVLSDLKNRSCLCSFLITASLICGAYFVGNALVAKEYKDRLTRWGVIPAIQNKSKTCKNHCGPSGSDALPEGIVVKTSNLEMRPLWGSTPENNNAKPSVNLLAIAVGIKQKDLVNEIVKKFPSSNFIVMLFHYDGVVDEWRDLEWSDRAIHVSAKNQTKWWFAKRFLHPDIVAEYDYLFLWDEDLGVENFDPKRYLSIVQEEDLEISQPALDPVKSELHHPITVRRRKSRVHRRYYKYRGSGRCDAQSTNPPCVGWVEMMAPVFSRAAWQCAWYMIQNDLIHAWGLDRELGYCAQGDRTKNVGVVDSEYIVHLGLPTLGGSNGYKLGNDSVAAPPTENLSSETLVSSDSHNIDPRSHVRWQSYVEMKIFKERWSNATKEDKCWVDPYGKPVNQTRN, via the exons atgagtttttggttgAATTTGTGTTCAGCTCTACAATTTCTTGTCATTGTTTGGTTGGGGTATCGGAAGGGAATGACGTTGCATCTTTATCCCGTGTTCGGTGCCAGGAAAAActtgagaaaaagagaaaaaagggaaaagttcTCATGTATAATTTCAACA GCTTCTGTACTGTCAGATCTAAAGAATAGGTCGTGCCTCTGCAGTTTCTTAATTACAGCATCTTTGATTTGTGGTGCTTACTTTGTTGGCAATGCCCTTGTTGCAAAGGAATACAAAGAC AGATTAACCAGATGGGGAGTGATTCCTGCTATTCAGAATAAATCTAAGACGTGCAAG AATCATTGTGGGCCTTCAGGGAGTGATGCATTACCTGAAGGAATTGTTGTCAAAACATCTAACTTGGAGATGCGACCATTGTGGGGTTCTACTCCAGAAAAC AACAATGCAAAGCCTTCTGTTAACTTGTTAGCCATTGCAGTTGGAATCAAGCAAAAAGACTTGGTGAATGAAATTGTGAAAAAG TTTCCCTCGAGTAATTTCATTGTGATGCTTTTTCATTATGATGGTGTTGTGGATGAATGGAGAGATTTAGAATGGAGTGATCGTGCCATACATGTGTCTGCAAAGAATCAGACAAAGTG GTGGTTTGCCAAGCGTTTCTTGCATCCAGATATAGTTGCTGAATATGATTATCTATTTCTTTGGGATGAGGACCTTGGGGTTGAGAATTTTGACCCAAAACG ATATTTATCTATTGTTCAAGAGGAGGATCTTGAGATATCACAGCCAGCGCTTGATCCTGTAAAGTCAGAGTTGCATCATCCAATTACTGTACGTAGACGCAAATCAAGGGTGCACAG ACGGTATTATAAGTATAGAGGCAGTGGAAGATGTGATGCCCAGAGCACTAATCCTCCTTGCGTAGG TTGGGTGGAAATGATGGCACCTGTGTTCTCAAGGGCGGCTTGGCAATGTGCATGGTATATGATCCAG AATGACTTGATCCATGCATGGGGCCTCGATAGGGAGCTCGGCTATTGTGCCCAG GGTGATCGAACGAAAAATGTTGGTGTTGTTGATTCTGAATACATAGTTCATTTGGGTCTTCCCACACTTGGTGGCTCGAATGGTTACAAG TTGGGCAATGATTCCGTGGCTGCTCCTCCAACGGAGAACTTGAGCTCAGAAACACTG GTATCATCTGACTCCCACAACATTGATCCTAGATCCCAT GTGAGGTGGCAGTCTTACgttgaaatgaaaatatttaaggaaaGGTGGAGTAATGCAACAAAGGAGGACAAATGTTGGGTTGATCCATATGGAAAACCAGTGAACCAAACCAGGAATTGA
- the LOC122309920 gene encoding uncharacterized protein LOC122309920 isoform X8, translating into MRPLWGSTPENNNAKPSVNLLAIAVGIKQKDLVNEIVKKFPSSNFIVMLFHYDGVVDEWRDLEWSDRAIHVSAKNQTKWWFAKRFLHPDIVAEYDYLFLWDEDLGVENFDPKRYLSIVQEEDLEISQPALDPVKSELHHPITVRRRKSRVHRRYYKYRGSGRCDAQSTNPPCVGWVEMMAPVFSRAAWQCAWYMIQNDLIHAWGLDRELGYCAQGDRTKNVGVVDSEYIVHLGLPTLGGSNGYKLGNDSVAAPPTENLSSETLVSSDSHNIDPRSHVRWQSYVEMKIFKERWSNATKEDKCWVDPYGKPVNQTRN; encoded by the exons ATGCGACCATTGTGGGGTTCTACTCCAGAAAAC AACAATGCAAAGCCTTCTGTTAACTTGTTAGCCATTGCAGTTGGAATCAAGCAAAAAGACTTGGTGAATGAAATTGTGAAAAAG TTTCCCTCGAGTAATTTCATTGTGATGCTTTTTCATTATGATGGTGTTGTGGATGAATGGAGAGATTTAGAATGGAGTGATCGTGCCATACATGTGTCTGCAAAGAATCAGACAAAGTG GTGGTTTGCCAAGCGTTTCTTGCATCCAGATATAGTTGCTGAATATGATTATCTATTTCTTTGGGATGAGGACCTTGGGGTTGAGAATTTTGACCCAAAACG ATATTTATCTATTGTTCAAGAGGAGGATCTTGAGATATCACAGCCAGCGCTTGATCCTGTAAAGTCAGAGTTGCATCATCCAATTACTGTACGTAGACGCAAATCAAGGGTGCACAG ACGGTATTATAAGTATAGAGGCAGTGGAAGATGTGATGCCCAGAGCACTAATCCTCCTTGCGTAGG TTGGGTGGAAATGATGGCACCTGTGTTCTCAAGGGCGGCTTGGCAATGTGCATGGTATATGATCCAG AATGACTTGATCCATGCATGGGGCCTCGATAGGGAGCTCGGCTATTGTGCCCAG GGTGATCGAACGAAAAATGTTGGTGTTGTTGATTCTGAATACATAGTTCATTTGGGTCTTCCCACACTTGGTGGCTCGAATGGTTACAAG TTGGGCAATGATTCCGTGGCTGCTCCTCCAACGGAGAACTTGAGCTCAGAAACACTG GTATCATCTGACTCCCACAACATTGATCCTAGATCCCAT GTGAGGTGGCAGTCTTACgttgaaatgaaaatatttaaggaaaGGTGGAGTAATGCAACAAAGGAGGACAAATGTTGGGTTGATCCATATGGAAAACCAGTGAACCAAACCAGGAATTGA
- the LOC122309920 gene encoding uncharacterized protein LOC122309920 isoform X3, with protein MLILLEFLNLEPKPNVGLFMLYAIFTEIKDSQPEYSASVLSDLKNRSCLCSFLITASLICGAYFVGNALVAKEYKDRLTRWGVIPAIQNKSKTCKNHCGPSGSDALPEGIVVKTSNLEMRPLWGSTPENNNAKPSVNLLAIAVGIKQKDLVNEIVKKFPSSNFIVMLFHYDGVVDEWRDLEWSDRAIHVSAKNQTKWWFAKRFLHPDIVAEYDYLFLWDEDLGVENFDPKRYLSIVQEEDLEISQPALDPVKSELHHPITVRRRKSRVHRRYYKYRGSGRCDAQSTNPPCVGWVEMMAPVFSRAAWQCAWYMIQNDLIHAWGLDRELGYCAQGDRTKNVGVVDSEYIVHLGLPTLGGSNGYKLGNDSVAAPPTENLSSETLVSSDSHNIDPRSHVRWQSYVEMKIFKERWSNATKEDKCWVDPYGKPVNQTRN; from the exons ATGTTAATTCTGCTGGAATTCCTCAACCTTGAACCCAAACCAAATGTAGGATTGTTTATGCTATATGCAATTTTTACGGAAATAAAAGATTCCCAACCAGAATACTCG GCTTCTGTACTGTCAGATCTAAAGAATAGGTCGTGCCTCTGCAGTTTCTTAATTACAGCATCTTTGATTTGTGGTGCTTACTTTGTTGGCAATGCCCTTGTTGCAAAGGAATACAAAGAC AGATTAACCAGATGGGGAGTGATTCCTGCTATTCAGAATAAATCTAAGACGTGCAAG AATCATTGTGGGCCTTCAGGGAGTGATGCATTACCTGAAGGAATTGTTGTCAAAACATCTAACTTGGAGATGCGACCATTGTGGGGTTCTACTCCAGAAAAC AACAATGCAAAGCCTTCTGTTAACTTGTTAGCCATTGCAGTTGGAATCAAGCAAAAAGACTTGGTGAATGAAATTGTGAAAAAG TTTCCCTCGAGTAATTTCATTGTGATGCTTTTTCATTATGATGGTGTTGTGGATGAATGGAGAGATTTAGAATGGAGTGATCGTGCCATACATGTGTCTGCAAAGAATCAGACAAAGTG GTGGTTTGCCAAGCGTTTCTTGCATCCAGATATAGTTGCTGAATATGATTATCTATTTCTTTGGGATGAGGACCTTGGGGTTGAGAATTTTGACCCAAAACG ATATTTATCTATTGTTCAAGAGGAGGATCTTGAGATATCACAGCCAGCGCTTGATCCTGTAAAGTCAGAGTTGCATCATCCAATTACTGTACGTAGACGCAAATCAAGGGTGCACAG ACGGTATTATAAGTATAGAGGCAGTGGAAGATGTGATGCCCAGAGCACTAATCCTCCTTGCGTAGG TTGGGTGGAAATGATGGCACCTGTGTTCTCAAGGGCGGCTTGGCAATGTGCATGGTATATGATCCAG AATGACTTGATCCATGCATGGGGCCTCGATAGGGAGCTCGGCTATTGTGCCCAG GGTGATCGAACGAAAAATGTTGGTGTTGTTGATTCTGAATACATAGTTCATTTGGGTCTTCCCACACTTGGTGGCTCGAATGGTTACAAG TTGGGCAATGATTCCGTGGCTGCTCCTCCAACGGAGAACTTGAGCTCAGAAACACTG GTATCATCTGACTCCCACAACATTGATCCTAGATCCCAT GTGAGGTGGCAGTCTTACgttgaaatgaaaatatttaaggaaaGGTGGAGTAATGCAACAAAGGAGGACAAATGTTGGGTTGATCCATATGGAAAACCAGTGAACCAAACCAGGAATTGA
- the LOC122309920 gene encoding uncharacterized protein LOC122309920 isoform X6, with protein MKPFNSASVLSDLKNRSCLCSFLITASLICGAYFVGNALVAKEYKDRLTRWGVIPAIQNKSKTCKNHCGPSGSDALPEGIVVKTSNLEMRPLWGSTPENNNAKPSVNLLAIAVGIKQKDLVNEIVKKFPSSNFIVMLFHYDGVVDEWRDLEWSDRAIHVSAKNQTKWWFAKRFLHPDIVAEYDYLFLWDEDLGVENFDPKRYLSIVQEEDLEISQPALDPVKSELHHPITVRRRKSRVHRRYYKYRGSGRCDAQSTNPPCVGWVEMMAPVFSRAAWQCAWYMIQNDLIHAWGLDRELGYCAQGDRTKNVGVVDSEYIVHLGLPTLGGSNGYKLGNDSVAAPPTENLSSETLVSSDSHNIDPRSHVRWQSYVEMKIFKERWSNATKEDKCWVDPYGKPVNQTRN; from the exons ATGAAGCCTTTCAATTcc GCTTCTGTACTGTCAGATCTAAAGAATAGGTCGTGCCTCTGCAGTTTCTTAATTACAGCATCTTTGATTTGTGGTGCTTACTTTGTTGGCAATGCCCTTGTTGCAAAGGAATACAAAGAC AGATTAACCAGATGGGGAGTGATTCCTGCTATTCAGAATAAATCTAAGACGTGCAAG AATCATTGTGGGCCTTCAGGGAGTGATGCATTACCTGAAGGAATTGTTGTCAAAACATCTAACTTGGAGATGCGACCATTGTGGGGTTCTACTCCAGAAAAC AACAATGCAAAGCCTTCTGTTAACTTGTTAGCCATTGCAGTTGGAATCAAGCAAAAAGACTTGGTGAATGAAATTGTGAAAAAG TTTCCCTCGAGTAATTTCATTGTGATGCTTTTTCATTATGATGGTGTTGTGGATGAATGGAGAGATTTAGAATGGAGTGATCGTGCCATACATGTGTCTGCAAAGAATCAGACAAAGTG GTGGTTTGCCAAGCGTTTCTTGCATCCAGATATAGTTGCTGAATATGATTATCTATTTCTTTGGGATGAGGACCTTGGGGTTGAGAATTTTGACCCAAAACG ATATTTATCTATTGTTCAAGAGGAGGATCTTGAGATATCACAGCCAGCGCTTGATCCTGTAAAGTCAGAGTTGCATCATCCAATTACTGTACGTAGACGCAAATCAAGGGTGCACAG ACGGTATTATAAGTATAGAGGCAGTGGAAGATGTGATGCCCAGAGCACTAATCCTCCTTGCGTAGG TTGGGTGGAAATGATGGCACCTGTGTTCTCAAGGGCGGCTTGGCAATGTGCATGGTATATGATCCAG AATGACTTGATCCATGCATGGGGCCTCGATAGGGAGCTCGGCTATTGTGCCCAG GGTGATCGAACGAAAAATGTTGGTGTTGTTGATTCTGAATACATAGTTCATTTGGGTCTTCCCACACTTGGTGGCTCGAATGGTTACAAG TTGGGCAATGATTCCGTGGCTGCTCCTCCAACGGAGAACTTGAGCTCAGAAACACTG GTATCATCTGACTCCCACAACATTGATCCTAGATCCCAT GTGAGGTGGCAGTCTTACgttgaaatgaaaatatttaaggaaaGGTGGAGTAATGCAACAAAGGAGGACAAATGTTGGGTTGATCCATATGGAAAACCAGTGAACCAAACCAGGAATTGA
- the LOC122309920 gene encoding uncharacterized protein LOC122309920 isoform X5, translating into MRFGNLVQLSLCLFQLPFDTASVLSDLKNRSCLCSFLITASLICGAYFVGNALVAKEYKDRLTRWGVIPAIQNKSKTCKNHCGPSGSDALPEGIVVKTSNLEMRPLWGSTPENNNAKPSVNLLAIAVGIKQKDLVNEIVKKFPSSNFIVMLFHYDGVVDEWRDLEWSDRAIHVSAKNQTKWWFAKRFLHPDIVAEYDYLFLWDEDLGVENFDPKRYLSIVQEEDLEISQPALDPVKSELHHPITVRRRKSRVHRRYYKYRGSGRCDAQSTNPPCVGWVEMMAPVFSRAAWQCAWYMIQNDLIHAWGLDRELGYCAQGDRTKNVGVVDSEYIVHLGLPTLGGSNGYKLGNDSVAAPPTENLSSETLVSSDSHNIDPRSHVRWQSYVEMKIFKERWSNATKEDKCWVDPYGKPVNQTRN; encoded by the exons ATGCGTTTCGGAAACTTGGTTCaactctctctgtgtctctttCAACTTCCCTTTGATACG GCTTCTGTACTGTCAGATCTAAAGAATAGGTCGTGCCTCTGCAGTTTCTTAATTACAGCATCTTTGATTTGTGGTGCTTACTTTGTTGGCAATGCCCTTGTTGCAAAGGAATACAAAGAC AGATTAACCAGATGGGGAGTGATTCCTGCTATTCAGAATAAATCTAAGACGTGCAAG AATCATTGTGGGCCTTCAGGGAGTGATGCATTACCTGAAGGAATTGTTGTCAAAACATCTAACTTGGAGATGCGACCATTGTGGGGTTCTACTCCAGAAAAC AACAATGCAAAGCCTTCTGTTAACTTGTTAGCCATTGCAGTTGGAATCAAGCAAAAAGACTTGGTGAATGAAATTGTGAAAAAG TTTCCCTCGAGTAATTTCATTGTGATGCTTTTTCATTATGATGGTGTTGTGGATGAATGGAGAGATTTAGAATGGAGTGATCGTGCCATACATGTGTCTGCAAAGAATCAGACAAAGTG GTGGTTTGCCAAGCGTTTCTTGCATCCAGATATAGTTGCTGAATATGATTATCTATTTCTTTGGGATGAGGACCTTGGGGTTGAGAATTTTGACCCAAAACG ATATTTATCTATTGTTCAAGAGGAGGATCTTGAGATATCACAGCCAGCGCTTGATCCTGTAAAGTCAGAGTTGCATCATCCAATTACTGTACGTAGACGCAAATCAAGGGTGCACAG ACGGTATTATAAGTATAGAGGCAGTGGAAGATGTGATGCCCAGAGCACTAATCCTCCTTGCGTAGG TTGGGTGGAAATGATGGCACCTGTGTTCTCAAGGGCGGCTTGGCAATGTGCATGGTATATGATCCAG AATGACTTGATCCATGCATGGGGCCTCGATAGGGAGCTCGGCTATTGTGCCCAG GGTGATCGAACGAAAAATGTTGGTGTTGTTGATTCTGAATACATAGTTCATTTGGGTCTTCCCACACTTGGTGGCTCGAATGGTTACAAG TTGGGCAATGATTCCGTGGCTGCTCCTCCAACGGAGAACTTGAGCTCAGAAACACTG GTATCATCTGACTCCCACAACATTGATCCTAGATCCCAT GTGAGGTGGCAGTCTTACgttgaaatgaaaatatttaaggaaaGGTGGAGTAATGCAACAAAGGAGGACAAATGTTGGGTTGATCCATATGGAAAACCAGTGAACCAAACCAGGAATTGA
- the LOC122309920 gene encoding uncharacterized protein LOC122309920 isoform X7: MRFGNLASVLSDLKNRSCLCSFLITASLICGAYFVGNALVAKEYKDRLTRWGVIPAIQNKSKTCKNHCGPSGSDALPEGIVVKTSNLEMRPLWGSTPENNNAKPSVNLLAIAVGIKQKDLVNEIVKKFPSSNFIVMLFHYDGVVDEWRDLEWSDRAIHVSAKNQTKWWFAKRFLHPDIVAEYDYLFLWDEDLGVENFDPKRYLSIVQEEDLEISQPALDPVKSELHHPITVRRRKSRVHRRYYKYRGSGRCDAQSTNPPCVGWVEMMAPVFSRAAWQCAWYMIQNDLIHAWGLDRELGYCAQGDRTKNVGVVDSEYIVHLGLPTLGGSNGYKLGNDSVAAPPTENLSSETLVSSDSHNIDPRSHVRWQSYVEMKIFKERWSNATKEDKCWVDPYGKPVNQTRN, from the exons ATGCGTTTCGGAAACTTG GCTTCTGTACTGTCAGATCTAAAGAATAGGTCGTGCCTCTGCAGTTTCTTAATTACAGCATCTTTGATTTGTGGTGCTTACTTTGTTGGCAATGCCCTTGTTGCAAAGGAATACAAAGAC AGATTAACCAGATGGGGAGTGATTCCTGCTATTCAGAATAAATCTAAGACGTGCAAG AATCATTGTGGGCCTTCAGGGAGTGATGCATTACCTGAAGGAATTGTTGTCAAAACATCTAACTTGGAGATGCGACCATTGTGGGGTTCTACTCCAGAAAAC AACAATGCAAAGCCTTCTGTTAACTTGTTAGCCATTGCAGTTGGAATCAAGCAAAAAGACTTGGTGAATGAAATTGTGAAAAAG TTTCCCTCGAGTAATTTCATTGTGATGCTTTTTCATTATGATGGTGTTGTGGATGAATGGAGAGATTTAGAATGGAGTGATCGTGCCATACATGTGTCTGCAAAGAATCAGACAAAGTG GTGGTTTGCCAAGCGTTTCTTGCATCCAGATATAGTTGCTGAATATGATTATCTATTTCTTTGGGATGAGGACCTTGGGGTTGAGAATTTTGACCCAAAACG ATATTTATCTATTGTTCAAGAGGAGGATCTTGAGATATCACAGCCAGCGCTTGATCCTGTAAAGTCAGAGTTGCATCATCCAATTACTGTACGTAGACGCAAATCAAGGGTGCACAG ACGGTATTATAAGTATAGAGGCAGTGGAAGATGTGATGCCCAGAGCACTAATCCTCCTTGCGTAGG TTGGGTGGAAATGATGGCACCTGTGTTCTCAAGGGCGGCTTGGCAATGTGCATGGTATATGATCCAG AATGACTTGATCCATGCATGGGGCCTCGATAGGGAGCTCGGCTATTGTGCCCAG GGTGATCGAACGAAAAATGTTGGTGTTGTTGATTCTGAATACATAGTTCATTTGGGTCTTCCCACACTTGGTGGCTCGAATGGTTACAAG TTGGGCAATGATTCCGTGGCTGCTCCTCCAACGGAGAACTTGAGCTCAGAAACACTG GTATCATCTGACTCCCACAACATTGATCCTAGATCCCAT GTGAGGTGGCAGTCTTACgttgaaatgaaaatatttaaggaaaGGTGGAGTAATGCAACAAAGGAGGACAAATGTTGGGTTGATCCATATGGAAAACCAGTGAACCAAACCAGGAATTGA